In a single window of the Actinomycetota bacterium genome:
- a CDS encoding ABC transporter ATP-binding protein — MATPLIHARGLVKQFGDFTAVDGVDFDVQQGEAFGFLGPNGAGKSSTMRMIGCVSPPTSGTLRVFDQDPTRHGREIRARMGVVPQTDNLDSELTLTENLVIYGRYFDIPRAECRRRAAELLDFVQLTERAESRVDPLSGGMKRRLTIARSLINEPELLLLDEPTTGLDPQARHILWDRLYRLKQQGVTLVLTTHYMDEAEQLCDRLVVMDAGRIVAEGSPRSLIERYSTREVLELRFPAGTNGDWAPMLGGLGERQEELPDRVLVYAHDGDAVLAEAHGRGAEPESALVRRSTLEDVFLHLTGRSLVE; from the coding sequence ATGGCCACCCCCCTGATCCACGCGCGCGGCTTGGTGAAGCAGTTCGGGGACTTCACCGCCGTCGACGGCGTCGACTTCGACGTGCAGCAGGGAGAGGCGTTCGGCTTCCTCGGCCCGAACGGTGCCGGCAAGAGCAGCACGATGCGCATGATCGGATGCGTGTCGCCGCCGACGAGTGGCACGCTGCGCGTCTTCGACCAGGACCCGACACGCCACGGCCGCGAGATCCGCGCCCGGATGGGGGTGGTGCCCCAGACCGACAACCTCGACTCCGAGCTGACGCTCACCGAGAACCTCGTCATCTACGGGCGCTACTTCGACATCCCCCGGGCCGAGTGCCGGCGCCGGGCGGCGGAGCTGCTCGACTTCGTGCAGCTCACCGAGCGCGCGGAGAGCCGCGTCGACCCGTTGTCGGGGGGCATGAAACGTCGGCTGACCATCGCCCGCTCGCTGATCAACGAACCCGAGCTGCTGCTGCTCGACGAGCCGACGACGGGCCTCGACCCCCAGGCCCGCCACATCTTGTGGGACCGCCTGTACAGGCTGAAGCAGCAGGGTGTCACGCTCGTGCTCACCACTCACTACATGGACGAGGCCGAACAGCTCTGCGACCGGTTGGTGGTGATGGACGCCGGGCGCATCGTGGCCGAGGGCTCACCGCGCAGCTTGATCGAGCGCTACTCCACCCGCGAGGTGCTCGAGCTGCGCTTCCCCGCCGGCACCAACGGCGACTGGGCGCCGATGCTCGGCGGCCTCGGTGAGCGCCAGGAAGAGCTGCCCGACCGGGTGCTCGTGTACGCGCACGACGGCGACGCGGTGTTGGCCGAGGCTCACGGGCGAGGCGCCGAGCCGGAGAGCGCGCTCGTGCGGCGCAGCACCCTCGAAGACGTGTTCTTGCACCTGACCGGGCGCTCGTTGGTGGAGTGA
- a CDS encoding ABC transporter permease, translating into MSTPATVRVWESHLALYKRIWRSQLPSSFLQPLAFMLAMGAGVGSLINANESSEAVLGDLPYVAFLAPGLLATTAMLIGSSEASWPVMDGFKWNRGYESQAATPLGIGDVLGGQVLWWATRLLLSSIAVATVLALMSETRSIGLVVGVPAAVLTGLSFALPIAAWAATRESDISFPAIQRFIVTPLFLFGGAFYPIEQLPAGLRPIAYVTPLWHGVELCRGASLHTLGGVEAAVHFGVLGAYIALGWAAAYAAFGRKLHT; encoded by the coding sequence ATGAGCACACCGGCGACCGTGCGTGTGTGGGAGAGCCACCTCGCGCTCTACAAGCGCATCTGGCGCAGCCAGTTGCCCTCCTCGTTCCTGCAGCCGCTGGCGTTCATGCTCGCGATGGGTGCGGGTGTCGGCTCGCTGATCAACGCGAACGAGTCCTCCGAGGCGGTGCTCGGCGACCTTCCGTACGTCGCCTTCCTCGCGCCCGGCCTGCTGGCGACGACGGCGATGCTGATCGGCAGCAGTGAGGCGTCGTGGCCGGTGATGGACGGCTTCAAGTGGAACCGGGGCTACGAGAGCCAGGCGGCCACACCCCTCGGCATCGGCGACGTGCTGGGTGGTCAGGTGCTGTGGTGGGCCACGCGGCTGCTGCTCAGCTCGATCGCAGTTGCCACCGTGCTCGCGCTGATGTCCGAAACGCGTTCGATCGGGCTCGTCGTCGGCGTGCCGGCGGCAGTGCTCACCGGGCTCTCGTTCGCGCTCCCGATCGCCGCTTGGGCGGCGACGCGCGAGAGCGACATCTCGTTCCCGGCCATCCAGCGCTTCATCGTCACCCCGCTGTTCTTGTTCGGCGGTGCCTTCTACCCGATCGAGCAGCTCCCTGCCGGGCTGCGTCCGATCGCGTACGTGACGCCGCTGTGGCACGGCGTCGAGCTGTGCCGCGGCGCCTCGCTGCACACGCTCGGCGGTGTCGAAGCCGCGGTGCACTTCGGCGTGCTCGGCGCCTACATCGCACTCGGCTGGGCCGCGGCGTACGCGGCCTTCGGTCGGAAGCTGCATACGTGA
- a CDS encoding ABC transporter permease: MVERSVMVYRRTWLILVSGFFEPLFYLFSIRIGFGKLVGDVEFAGRTIPYAEFVAPALMAASAMNGAVYDSTMNVFFKLKQAKLYEAVLATPMGSADVALGEIGWAVLRGMLYSTAFLVCLVALGMAPSPLVVFTLPACVLIGFAFASVGMAATTFMRTWSDFEYVPTVTLPLFLFSATFYPVASYGGWGWLLQFSPLYHGVALVRGFSLGEPTWAMFLHVAVLVALAFAGLTVAARRIDALLLK; encoded by the coding sequence ATGGTCGAGCGCAGCGTCATGGTCTACCGACGCACGTGGCTGATCCTCGTGTCGGGCTTCTTCGAGCCGCTCTTCTACCTGTTCTCGATCCGCATCGGCTTCGGCAAGCTCGTCGGCGACGTCGAGTTCGCCGGGCGGACGATCCCATACGCAGAGTTCGTCGCGCCGGCACTGATGGCGGCATCGGCGATGAACGGCGCGGTGTACGACTCGACGATGAACGTGTTCTTCAAGTTGAAGCAAGCGAAGCTGTACGAGGCGGTGCTGGCCACCCCGATGGGTTCCGCGGACGTCGCCCTCGGCGAGATCGGCTGGGCCGTGCTGCGCGGGATGCTGTACTCGACGGCGTTCCTCGTGTGCCTCGTCGCCCTCGGGATGGCGCCGTCGCCGCTCGTGGTGTTCACCCTGCCGGCGTGCGTGCTGATCGGGTTCGCGTTCGCTTCGGTGGGCATGGCGGCGACGACGTTCATGCGGACCTGGTCCGACTTCGAGTACGTGCCGACGGTGACGTTGCCGCTCTTCCTGTTCTCGGCCACGTTCTACCCGGTGGCCAGCTACGGGGGCTGGGGGTGGCTGCTGCAGTTCAGCCCGCTCTACCACGGGGTCGCGCTGGTGCGCGGGTTCAGCCTCGGCGAGCCGACGTGGGCGATGTTCCTGCACGTCGCGGTGCTCGTTGCCCTCGCCTTCGCCGGGCTGACCGTCGCCGCCCGGCGCATCGACGCATTGCTGCTCAAGTAG
- the msrA gene encoding peptide-methionine (S)-S-oxide reductase MsrA gives MVFGRKHVEMVTADTALAGRTDQTMPVPVEHFVLDAPLQGPWPAGIETAVFAMGCFWGAERVFWQLPGVYSTAVGYAGGFTPNPTYEETCTGRTGHAEAVLVAFDPSRVGYDELLRVFWEHHDPTQGMRQGNDVGTQYRSGIYFADDAQRAAAEASRDRYAEQLRQAGYGEISTEIAPLGTFFYAEPYHQQYLGKNPNGYCGLGGTGVSCPVGVGGEQ, from the coding sequence ATGGTTTTCGGACGCAAGCACGTGGAGATGGTCACCGCTGACACCGCGCTGGCAGGGCGAACCGACCAGACGATGCCGGTGCCGGTGGAGCACTTCGTGCTCGACGCGCCGTTGCAGGGCCCGTGGCCGGCGGGGATCGAGACCGCGGTGTTCGCGATGGGCTGCTTCTGGGGCGCCGAGCGCGTCTTCTGGCAGCTTCCGGGCGTCTACTCCACCGCTGTCGGCTACGCCGGCGGGTTCACGCCGAACCCCACCTACGAAGAGACCTGTACAGGGCGCACCGGCCACGCGGAGGCGGTGCTCGTCGCGTTCGACCCCTCACGCGTCGGCTACGACGAGCTGCTGCGGGTGTTCTGGGAGCACCACGACCCGACGCAGGGGATGCGCCAGGGCAACGACGTCGGCACGCAGTACCGCAGCGGCATCTACTTCGCCGACGATGCCCAGCGCGCCGCCGCCGAGGCGAGCCGCGACCGTTACGCGGAGCAGCTGCGCCAGGCCGGCTACGGCGAGATCAGCACCGAGATCGCCCCGCTCGGCACCTTCTTCTACGCTGAGCCGTACCACCAGCAGTACCTGGGCAAGAACCCCAACGGCTACTGCGGCCTCGGCGGCACGGGCGTCTCCTGCCCGGTCGGCGTAGGCGGCGAGCAGTAG
- a CDS encoding CoA transferase, which translates to MAGVNDRSGGPESKPPLAGMHVIDLSTVLAGPNAARYLADFGADVVKVERPEGDSLRNMAWRDPRDGTGLWWKLVNRGKRTIALDLKDEADRELLLGLVDDADVLIENFRPGALERLGLAPDVLLARRPSLVITRVSGFGQTGPYASRPGFATIAESMSGLAALSGEPDGQPLLPPIALTDEVTGIVAAFATMVALHSGVGQVVDVSLLESMFQIMGPLVSLYAVTGEQQPRLGAGLPYTVPRGTYRCADGRWVGISTSSDSVAERVMRVLGVQGDLRFTTFAARTANREPLEQLTISWCAARSSTDVVAAFEAAEAAIGPVMDMADIAADPHYAARDAIVDVGGTPMQGLIAKLSATPGVLRFAGRPIDADGAEIRASGWGHSAR; encoded by the coding sequence ATGGCTGGCGTGAACGACCGCTCGGGCGGGCCGGAGTCGAAGCCACCGCTCGCCGGCATGCACGTGATCGATCTGTCGACGGTGCTCGCCGGCCCCAACGCCGCGCGCTACCTGGCCGACTTCGGCGCCGACGTGGTGAAGGTGGAGCGCCCCGAGGGCGACAGCCTGCGCAACATGGCCTGGCGCGACCCACGCGACGGCACCGGGCTGTGGTGGAAGCTGGTCAACAGGGGCAAGCGCACCATCGCGCTCGACCTGAAGGACGAGGCCGATCGTGAGCTGTTGCTCGGCCTCGTCGACGACGCCGACGTGCTGATCGAGAACTTCCGTCCCGGCGCGCTCGAACGCCTCGGCCTCGCCCCCGACGTGCTGCTCGCGCGGCGCCCGTCACTGGTGATCACGCGCGTCAGCGGCTTCGGCCAGACCGGGCCGTATGCGTCACGGCCGGGCTTCGCCACCATCGCCGAATCGATGAGCGGTCTGGCCGCGCTGAGCGGGGAGCCGGACGGGCAGCCTCTGCTGCCCCCGATCGCCCTGACCGACGAGGTGACCGGCATCGTCGCCGCCTTCGCGACGATGGTCGCCCTGCACAGCGGCGTCGGCCAGGTTGTCGACGTCAGCCTGCTGGAGAGCATGTTCCAGATCATGGGACCACTCGTCTCGCTGTACGCCGTCACCGGCGAGCAGCAGCCGCGTCTCGGCGCCGGCCTGCCCTACACGGTGCCGCGCGGCACCTACCGCTGCGCTGACGGCCGCTGGGTCGGCATCTCGACTTCGTCGGACTCGGTTGCCGAGCGGGTGATGCGCGTGCTCGGGGTGCAAGGCGACTTGCGGTTCACGACGTTCGCCGCGCGAACCGCGAACCGCGAACCGTTGGAGCAGCTCACCATCTCGTGGTGCGCAGCTCGCTCGAGCACCGACGTCGTCGCGGCCTTCGAGGCTGCGGAAGCGGCGATCGGGCCGGTGATGGACATGGCCGACATCGCTGCCGACCCGCACTACGCGGCGCGCGACGCGATCGTCGACGTCGGTGGCACCCCGATGCAGGGCTTGATCGCCAAGCTCTCGGCCACCCCCGGTGTCCTGCGCTTCGCGGGGCGCCCGATCGACGCCGACGGCGCCGAGATCCGGGCGTCGGGATGGGGCCACTCGGCCCGCTGA
- a CDS encoding aminotransferase class I/II-fold pyridoxal phosphate-dependent enzyme codes for MAMARLASEHEASGRRVLHLEVGQPATPAPSLARRAAVEAIESENALGYTNAPGLQSLRRRIAAHYAERYSAAVDAEAVQVVAGASAGFTLAFLACFDAGQRVGVVEPGYPCYRNTLIALGIEAVPVPVGAPTRWAPTAELLDDAGHLDGLIVASPSNPTGTVLDDAALSALVLYCDQRGIRLIADEIYHGITYGGPAPSVLSHTADAVVINSFSKYYSMTGWRLGWMVVPDGLHDAVERLQQNLFICAPHVSQVAGLAAFECRAELDAHVERYARHRRLLIDGLAAAGIADIAEADGAFYVYADVAAVLAARGVDTSMALCRTWLDELGVASTPGLDFDLARGNDFVRFSYAGDPADIAQACTLLGGWLA; via the coding sequence ATGGCGATGGCCCGATTGGCGAGCGAGCACGAGGCGAGTGGCCGACGGGTGCTGCACCTCGAGGTCGGCCAGCCGGCCACGCCCGCACCGTCGCTCGCCCGCCGAGCCGCCGTGGAGGCGATCGAGTCCGAGAACGCCCTCGGCTACACGAACGCTCCCGGGCTCCAGTCGCTGCGCAGGCGCATTGCGGCGCACTATGCCGAGCGTTACTCCGCTGCAGTCGACGCGGAAGCGGTACAGGTCGTCGCCGGTGCCTCGGCCGGGTTCACGCTCGCCTTCTTGGCCTGCTTCGACGCCGGCCAGCGCGTCGGGGTGGTCGAGCCCGGTTACCCCTGCTACCGCAACACGCTGATCGCGCTCGGCATCGAGGCAGTGCCGGTACCCGTCGGTGCGCCGACGCGGTGGGCGCCGACGGCCGAGCTGCTCGACGACGCCGGCCACCTCGACGGACTAATCGTCGCCTCGCCCTCCAACCCGACGGGCACGGTGCTGGACGATGCCGCGCTCTCGGCGCTGGTGCTGTACTGCGATCAGCGCGGCATCCGCCTGATCGCCGACGAGATCTACCACGGGATCACGTACGGCGGCCCTGCCCCCTCGGTGCTCTCCCACACCGCCGACGCGGTGGTGATCAACAGCTTCTCGAAGTACTACTCGATGACCGGCTGGCGGCTCGGGTGGATGGTCGTGCCCGACGGGCTGCACGACGCGGTCGAGCGGCTGCAGCAGAACTTGTTCATCTGCGCTCCCCACGTCAGCCAGGTCGCCGGGCTCGCGGCGTTCGAGTGCCGCGCCGAGCTGGACGCCCACGTCGAGCGCTACGCCCGCCACCGCCGGCTCCTGATCGACGGGCTCGCGGCGGCGGGCATCGCCGACATCGCCGAAGCCGACGGCGCGTTCTACGTGTACGCCGACGTCGCTGCCGTACTGGCGGCGCGAGGCGTCGACACGTCGATGGCGCTGTGCCGCACCTGGCTGGACGAGCTCGGCGTGGCGAGCACGCCCGGGCTCGACTTCGACCTCGCCCGCGGCAACGACTTCGTGCGCTTCTCCTACGCCGGTGATCCCGCCGACATCGCGCAGGCCTGCACCCTCCTCGGCGGATGGCTGGCGTGA
- a CDS encoding metallophosphoesterase, with product MTAPEGFRVDVTTVADDLVVLHAGTEVRRYQGLAPGSEHDLDGVVVRTATTPGGELLCRFATVNDVHFGEVECGRIDDHPIGPILRAAPGEEPYPETMNRSAVAEITELAPQAVFVKGDLTNDGTDEQFAAFEACYRNAFGERLHVVRGNHDSYEGQQRYHGDTRVDLPGVTIALLDTAIPTETTGTIRPEQTAWLDELAASADRPVVVMGHHQQWVGGERSDDYFGLHPDASDALTEVVARRASIVAYTAGHTHRHRVRPMACGVPSVEIGCVKDFPGTWAEYRVYEGGIMQVVHRISSPEALAWSERCRGLYSDFGIDYQTYALGSLDQRCFTIPRR from the coding sequence GTGACTGCGCCCGAGGGATTCCGCGTCGACGTGACGACGGTGGCCGACGATCTCGTCGTGCTGCACGCGGGCACCGAAGTGCGCCGCTACCAGGGCCTTGCCCCCGGCAGCGAGCACGACCTCGACGGTGTCGTCGTGCGCACGGCGACCACGCCCGGCGGCGAGCTGCTGTGCCGCTTCGCGACGGTCAACGACGTGCACTTCGGGGAGGTGGAGTGCGGCCGCATCGACGACCACCCGATCGGGCCGATCCTGCGCGCGGCACCGGGCGAAGAGCCGTACCCCGAGACGATGAACCGCTCCGCGGTGGCCGAGATCACCGAGCTGGCCCCGCAAGCGGTGTTCGTGAAGGGCGACCTCACCAACGACGGCACCGACGAGCAGTTCGCCGCGTTCGAGGCGTGCTACCGGAACGCGTTCGGCGAACGCCTGCACGTCGTGCGCGGCAACCACGACTCCTACGAGGGCCAGCAGCGCTACCACGGCGACACGCGCGTCGACCTTCCCGGCGTCACCATCGCGCTGCTGGACACCGCGATCCCGACCGAGACCACGGGCACGATCCGTCCCGAGCAGACCGCTTGGCTCGACGAGCTCGCCGCGTCGGCGGACCGGCCGGTAGTCGTGATGGGCCACCACCAGCAATGGGTCGGTGGCGAGCGCAGCGACGACTACTTCGGGCTGCATCCCGACGCCAGCGACGCGCTCACCGAGGTCGTCGCGCGGCGAGCCAGCATCGTCGCGTACACGGCCGGCCACACGCATCGCCACCGCGTGAGGCCGATGGCTTGTGGCGTGCCGAGCGTCGAGATCGGCTGCGTGAAGGACTTCCCCGGCACGTGGGCCGAGTACCGCGTGTACGAAGGCGGGATCATGCAGGTGGTGCACCGCATCTCCAGCCCCGAGGCGTTGGCGTGGAGCGAGCGCTGCCGTGGGCTGTACAGCGACTTCGGCATCGACTACCAGACGTACGCGCTCGGCTCGCTCGACCAGCGCTGCTTCACGATCCCGCGGCGCTGA
- a CDS encoding nucleoside hydrolase translates to MARPFFVDTDTASDDAVALVMALRNADVEVVGIGVVAGNVPLDQAVQNALYTLELCDSTVPVYAGAERPLVRTLRTAEVVHGSDGMGDIGLPLGGRSPTPGHAVDALLAAADAHAGELTLVTLGPLTNVALALQRDPSLAAKVRRCVVMGAVADHVGNMTPVAEFNMWVDPHAVEVVLAGGLPITFVGWDISRRFAVIDEAEADEIRALDTPLARFCMDIQVAVAAFCHDQTKLAGFDLPDPIAMAIAIDPEIATDVRHLHCAVETESPLTEGMVVIDLLGFTGQQPNAHVVTAADRDRFLDLLKSSLT, encoded by the coding sequence ATGGCCCGCCCGTTCTTCGTCGACACCGATACCGCGAGCGACGACGCGGTCGCTCTGGTGATGGCGTTGCGCAATGCCGACGTCGAGGTGGTCGGCATCGGTGTGGTCGCGGGCAACGTACCGCTCGACCAGGCCGTGCAGAACGCGCTGTACACGCTGGAACTGTGCGACTCGACCGTGCCGGTGTACGCCGGCGCCGAGCGGCCGCTGGTGCGCACGTTACGTACGGCCGAGGTGGTGCACGGGAGCGACGGGATGGGCGACATCGGCCTGCCGCTCGGCGGGCGCAGTCCCACGCCGGGACACGCCGTCGACGCCCTCCTCGCCGCCGCGGACGCTCACGCCGGTGAGCTGACGCTCGTCACCCTCGGGCCGCTCACCAACGTCGCCCTTGCCCTACAGCGTGACCCGTCGCTCGCGGCAAAGGTGCGCAGGTGCGTGGTGATGGGGGCGGTGGCCGACCACGTCGGCAACATGACCCCGGTGGCCGAGTTCAACATGTGGGTCGACCCCCACGCGGTCGAGGTGGTGCTCGCCGGCGGCCTGCCGATCACGTTCGTCGGCTGGGACATCTCCCGGCGGTTCGCGGTCATCGACGAGGCGGAGGCCGACGAGATCCGTGCCCTCGACACCCCCCTCGCCCGGTTCTGCATGGACATCCAGGTGGCCGTCGCCGCGTTCTGCCACGACCAGACGAAGCTCGCCGGCTTCGACCTGCCCGACCCGATCGCGATGGCGATCGCGATCGATCCCGAGATCGCGACCGATGTGCGCCACCTGCACTGCGCCGTCGAGACCGAGAGCCCGCTGACCGAGGGGATGGTGGTGATCGACCTGCTCGGGTTCACCGGTCAGCAGCCGAACGCGCACGTCGTGACCGCCGCCGACCGCGACCGCTTCCTCGACCTGCTCAAGTCATCGCTCACCTGA
- a CDS encoding RDD family protein, whose product MLDSILYGLLAAVFLVPAFVLGVRSLDDCDWRGDEIECRSGDINGGLLLAAVALWLLAIVVVAVLYIRALGRTGQTWGKRIAGVKVVSSDTGQPIGIGRAVGRTFFAGFISANLCYLGYLWMLWQPQKQTWHDMVVSSVVIRQR is encoded by the coding sequence GTGCTCGACAGCATCCTGTACGGCTTGCTGGCGGCGGTGTTCCTGGTGCCCGCCTTCGTGCTCGGCGTGCGCTCGCTCGACGACTGCGACTGGCGCGGCGACGAGATCGAGTGCCGGTCGGGCGACATCAACGGCGGGCTACTCCTCGCTGCCGTGGCCCTCTGGCTGCTCGCCATCGTCGTCGTGGCAGTCCTCTACATCCGAGCACTCGGACGCACAGGCCAGACCTGGGGCAAGCGCATCGCCGGAGTCAAGGTGGTGTCGAGCGACACCGGGCAGCCGATCGGCATCGGACGAGCCGTCGGGCGCACGTTCTTCGCCGGGTTCATCTCGGCCAACCTCTGCTACCTCGGCTACTTGTGGATGCTGTGGCAGCCCCAGAAGCAGACCTGGCACGACATGGTCGTCAGCAGCGTCGTCATCCGGCAGCGGTGA
- a CDS encoding acyl-CoA carboxylase subunit beta: protein MHEKLEDLRQRKEQAFNAGSARAVERQHAKGKLLARERIEYLLDPDSFHELDLLARHRAHAAGLEERPYTDGVLTGWGTVEGRKVFVFSQDFTVFGGALGEVFAEKIHKLMDLALKVGAPVVGLNDGAGARIQEGVVSLASYGGIFYRNVLSSGVVPQISVILGPCAGGAVYSPAMTDFIFMVRESSHMFITGPDVVKTVTGEEVTLEELGGAMSHASKSGVATFVSADEKACLDDVRYLLSFLPQNNLDVPPTVATDDDPDRLCEDLREILPPSANQPYDMKKVIASVVDDGDFFEYFPHWAKNIVCGFSRLNGETVGIVGNQPMVLAGVLDIESSEKAARFVRSCDAFNVPLLTFVDVPGFLPGVDQEYGGIIRHGAKLLYAYCESTVPRIQVITRKAYGGAYVVMNSKSIGADLAYAWPTAELAVMGPQGAVEIVYRRELQQAADPIARRAELVNEYTERYANPYAAAERGYVDDVIDPAETRRKVIAGFEMLRTKREELPRRKHGNMPL from the coding sequence ATGCACGAAAAGCTCGAGGATCTGCGCCAGCGCAAGGAGCAGGCGTTCAACGCCGGCTCCGCGCGCGCAGTCGAGCGCCAGCACGCCAAGGGCAAGCTGCTCGCCCGGGAGCGGATCGAGTACCTGCTCGACCCCGACAGCTTCCACGAGCTCGACCTGCTCGCGCGGCACAGGGCGCATGCCGCCGGCCTGGAGGAGCGGCCATACACCGACGGCGTGCTCACCGGGTGGGGCACGGTCGAGGGCCGCAAGGTGTTCGTCTTCTCGCAGGACTTCACCGTGTTCGGCGGCGCCCTCGGCGAGGTGTTCGCCGAGAAGATCCACAAGCTGATGGACCTCGCGCTGAAGGTCGGCGCACCGGTCGTCGGCCTGAACGACGGCGCCGGCGCGCGCATCCAAGAAGGCGTCGTGTCGCTCGCCAGCTACGGCGGCATCTTCTACCGCAACGTGCTGTCGTCGGGCGTCGTCCCGCAGATCTCGGTGATCCTCGGCCCGTGTGCCGGCGGCGCCGTCTACTCGCCGGCGATGACCGACTTCATCTTCATGGTGCGCGAGTCGAGCCACATGTTCATCACCGGTCCCGACGTGGTGAAGACCGTCACCGGCGAAGAGGTCACGCTCGAAGAGCTGGGCGGCGCGATGAGCCACGCGTCGAAGAGCGGCGTCGCCACGTTCGTGTCGGCCGACGAGAAGGCCTGCCTCGACGACGTCCGCTACCTGCTCTCGTTCCTGCCCCAGAACAACCTCGACGTGCCCCCGACGGTGGCCACCGACGACGACCCGGACCGGCTCTGCGAAGACCTCCGCGAAATCCTGCCCCCCTCGGCGAACCAGCCGTACGACATGAAGAAGGTCATCGCCTCGGTGGTCGACGACGGTGACTTCTTCGAGTACTTCCCCCACTGGGCGAAGAACATCGTGTGCGGATTCTCCCGCCTGAACGGCGAGACGGTCGGCATCGTCGGCAACCAGCCGATGGTGCTGGCCGGCGTGCTCGACATCGAGAGCTCGGAGAAGGCGGCGCGCTTCGTGCGTTCCTGCGACGCGTTCAACGTGCCGCTGCTCACGTTCGTCGACGTACCCGGCTTCCTGCCCGGAGTCGACCAGGAGTACGGCGGGATCATCCGCCACGGCGCCAAGCTGTTGTACGCGTACTGCGAGTCGACCGTGCCGCGCATCCAGGTGATCACCCGCAAGGCCTACGGCGGCGCGTACGTGGTGATGAACTCGAAGTCGATCGGCGCCGACCTCGCCTACGCGTGGCCCACCGCCGAGCTAGCGGTGATGGGCCCGCAGGGGGCGGTCGAGATCGTCTACCGCCGTGAGCTGCAACAAGCGGCCGACCCCATCGCCCGGCGGGCCGAGCTCGTCAACGAGTACACCGAGCGGTACGCCAACCCGTACGCCGCGGCCGAGCGGGGCTACGTCGACGACGTCATCGACCCCGCCGAGACCCGCCGCAAGGTGATCGCCGGGTTCGAGATGCTGCGCACCAAGCGCGAGGAGCTGCCGCGCCGCAAGCACGGCAACATGCCCCTGTAG
- a CDS encoding SIMPL domain-containing protein (The SIMPL domain is named for its presence in mouse protein SIMPL (signalling molecule that associates with mouse pelle-like kinase). Bacterial member BP26, from Brucella, was shown to assemble into a channel-like structure, while YggE from E. coli has been associated with resistance to oxidative stress.): MATARWVGLVVGGVALGAAAVGIVAAVDDGPESSDASTPATAGANQVAESPAGTGDSGDSTSRPLRTITVSGVGTATGTPDTARVWLGVEVQASSANEALDGANEKAAALLAVLEGSGIEAADVQTSNVSLYPRYDNNGRNILGYVASNDLTVVVRDLDRLGGVLDAAAGLIGNEIRFGGISLYVDDTDALESEARGAAVADARAAADEYATAAGVELGQVISISEVSTPTPSPIFVDEAAGADSAESVPIAAGSQEYSMTITVVYEIA; this comes from the coding sequence ATGGCAACCGCACGCTGGGTGGGATTGGTGGTAGGTGGTGTTGCGCTCGGCGCCGCCGCGGTCGGCATCGTCGCCGCCGTCGACGACGGGCCGGAATCGAGCGACGCCTCGACGCCGGCCACCGCAGGGGCGAACCAGGTGGCCGAAAGCCCTGCCGGCACGGGAGACTCGGGCGACAGCACGAGCCGTCCGCTGCGCACGATCACCGTCAGCGGGGTCGGCACGGCGACGGGCACCCCGGACACCGCGCGGGTCTGGCTCGGGGTCGAGGTGCAGGCGTCGTCCGCGAACGAGGCCCTCGACGGCGCGAACGAGAAGGCCGCCGCGTTGCTCGCCGTACTCGAAGGCTCGGGCATCGAAGCCGCCGACGTGCAGACGTCGAACGTTTCGCTGTACCCGCGCTACGACAACAACGGCCGCAACATCCTCGGCTACGTCGCGTCGAACGATCTCACGGTCGTGGTGCGTGATCTCGACCGCCTCGGTGGTGTGCTCGACGCCGCCGCCGGGCTGATCGGCAACGAGATCCGCTTCGGAGGGATCTCGCTGTACGTCGACGACACCGACGCCCTGGAGAGCGAGGCCCGGGGGGCTGCCGTAGCCGACGCCCGCGCAGCTGCCGACGAGTACGCCACCGCGGCCGGCGTCGAGCTCGGCCAGGTGATCTCGATCTCGGAGGTCTCCACACCGACGCCGAGCCCGATCTTCGTGGACGAGGCCGCGGGGGCGGACAGCGCGGAGTCCGTGCCGATCGCGGCCGGCAGCCAGGAGTACTCGATGACGATCACCGTCGTCTACGAGATCGCCTGA